The Methanobacteriaceae archaeon genomic interval ATGAATCCCTATATCCGGCATTTTGCCTTCTTTGCCCTACCCCGAATTACCAGAAAGTGTATTTACCGATAATCAAAACCAAGCTCCGAAATATTCCCTAGAAATCTCCACTGTCTCACCATATAATCAATTTCACCCTGCAAAGCATCATTATAACCCTTAAGAACATCACTACCACCAATAACGGCCTCACCAGCACAGTAGCCACTGGCCAGGGCAATGGAAATTCCCTCACCAATAGGATTCAATAAATTAGCCGCTTCGCCTGCAAAGAGCAGTCGGCCCTTCCCTAAGTCTACATTAAATCCAGATCGAATATGGGGCATTAATCCTGTTTCTTCTTTCTCAACTGATTCTATTTTTAAATTAAAATTGGATTCCAGATAAGAAACAAAATTAGCATGATATTCTTTCATTTTAGATGAATCTTTAACTCCCACACCTATAACAAGATAGTCATCTTTCACATTGAACCAGGCATCGTACTGGGAAAGGGAAGTATCTAAAAAGGCGTGGAAAAATGCACTGCCCAGATCTATCAAACCCCTGCAAAAGGTCTGGTAAGTGATGATATAATCCCCATCTACCTCCAAAATATTCCTTTTAATTCTACTACCTGCCCCATCACAGGCAATGACCCAGCGGGCCTTTTCGGTATAATCTTCCAATTGGACCAGTACGTGGTCCTCTTTTTCTTCACAACCCATAACCTTGGTGGATGTTCTAAGCTCAGCACCGGCCTTCTCAGCATTTAGGGCCAGCCACTCATCAAAGGTGTTTCTCCAGATATTGTAACCCTCACTCTGGTAAGGATAAACCTGACCCTCTTCATTGGTGATGATGATTCCCTGATTAAGGACGGGCTGTGAGAAGATCCTTTCTGGTATTTTTCCGAATTCTTTTTCCACTACTTTAATTGATTTCTGGATTAGAATTCCTGAACAGGACTTTTCCCGAGGTAATGACTTCTTCTCCACCAGTAAAACATTTAGTCCAGCTTCTGCGGTTTTCTTAGCAGCCATACAGCCTGCAGGCCCGACCCCGATTACTATGACATCGTACAATTATGATTTCCTCCAGAATTATAGATTATAAACACTTCATTCCATTTTATTTTAGTAAGATTATTATATAAATTAATAACAAAGCAATATAAAATGGAATAAAAAATCTATTATTAATTCTTGTAAAAGGTGTTTAGAATATGAATAGTGTTATTTTTGGAATAATAGTGGGAATAATATTTGGAATTGTGTCGGTATTGATAATGATACCCTTGAAGTTTGAAAATTCAGGCGAAAGAAGAGATGCAATGGCCGGAGCATTTATAGATCGTTTCATGATAGGTTTCATAATTCCAAATGTTGTCCTTGGAATTAATCCCATCATTGCTGGAGCTTTACTTGGTATTGGTCTTTCCCTTCCCTCAGCAATCATAAGTAGAACTTATGCCCCCATTTTAATTATTGGTATAGTAGGTGGGGCAGTTATCGGATATTTAACCGGGGTAATTGTATGAATACTTATAAAGAAGATTCATTTGTTGAAGTTTGTTTATATGAAGTTAAACCAGATAAAACTGAAGAATTTGAGGCATTAATTAAAAAGGTTCTTAAGCATCACAGCGAATTCCCTGGAGTTAAAGATGTTAGGTATATGAGACGAACGCACCGGCCGGGAAGTTTTAGTGATGCTAAAAATGGAAAGCCACCTATTAAATTAACTCGAAAGCCTAAATTTTACACTTATGTGTTATACTGGGAATTAGACAATGAGATAACTCATGGAAAGGCTACTAAATCTGGCCTTGAGAATTTCTTTAAAGAATTTAATAGGTGTCTGGTTAAAGCTCCAAAAATAATTCTTGGTGAGAGAATTCAATAAATAATGGTATAAAATGGAAAATGAAGATTAATTACATATTTTATATCCCTATTATTTGAATTTGTTATAATCATTTCCAGATTAAAAATAGTTATTTTATGAAAAGTAGCAAGGTTATAATTGTTCTTTAAAAAATAAAATATTAATCAGACCGGAATTCTTCAGGAATATCCACCTCACCATTTCCGGCCGAGCAATGCGGTATAGCGGCTATTAAATTGTGTATGCGTTCATATGGTACTGATAAAAAGACCACATCTGGATCAAAACCTTGATGGCTTCTGGCCGTCCAGTCTCCCACAGTCATATTGGTATTCCCACTCATGATAGTATAGACTATGGCCGAATGACATAAGGCCCCTATTATTTGCTGTTGTGGTGATAGGCCATCCCAATAAGTGTCTAAGGTTATAAGGCGACAGGCCACCTCAGCATTGCATAAAAATAAAATCATATCTGGCCTTATTTCTGCCTTGTCTAAGGGGCATATTACAATTCTATCAGATAAATCCGTGGCCGGTGGTATTGCTAATTTTCTCATTCTCTCAAAACTAACAATGGATCCGGTAAGTTTCTCACCCTTAGTGAGGAATTTCTGCAATTTTCTTTTTTGTTTTCCAGCAAAAGGCTCGCTAAAACCGCAGTAGTGATTACCACCTGGGCAGGTCGAAACATCTTCATCAATTATAAAGCTCTCACCCTCAGCTGCCAGTTTCATTGCTTTACAAATGGATATTTTTTCATATCGGCCAGATTTAATTTCATCATTAGTAAAAGAAATCGCCATAGGTTCATATTTTAATCCAAAAACCTTTTTAAAAACATCTGCCTGTTCTTTATAGCTCATTTAAACCCATCTCCCGCTTAAAAAATAATTAATTTAGTCTATGTTTATGGTATATACCTTTAAACTAATTAATTTATTCAAAAAAGGAATAGAATTCCGGCCTCCAATCTATTTTTTTGAAAAAAAACTAGGTAACCAACTAGCGACCGGTTCATAAAAATTATCTCTTTTTATGCTATTAATACATTTAAACAATATTAAATTGATTTTAAAAAAATAAAAGGTTACTATGAGAAGTATTTATAATTTAAACTAGCAAAGACCGTAAAAACCTCTCTTGAAAGATGGACATTATCGGTTAATCAGCCTTTTGATGGCAGAACCAATAGTACCACCAATTCCTCCAATAATACCATACAAGATTATAACTATAATTGCCTCCATTACTCCGGTAACTGGCCAGAGCTGTTTTGCAGTATCCCCTAATCCTATAAGGTATAAAATAAGTATAATCGATCCACCGACGATACCTCCAACGATACCCACAAGTGCTCCGTGTGCGGCACCGTCCATATAACCTTCGTTAGCTTTGTAACCGACATATATTGTTGCTGCCAGAAATCCAACAAGTCCTCCAATATCTCCTGCAAATTCTCGAAGAATAATCCACAGGATTAAGGATAACAACAAACCATTTCTTACCGTAACCCAGTTTATTTCCACCATATTATAACCACCTTTTAAACCATGGTTATAATCTATTGTGGATTAATAAAGTTTTTTTCATAATAACTAAATACTCCTTTTAAATAAATAAAACTTTATGAAAGATACCGGACCTATACCCATAGAATCACCATTAAAAGGGGAGTGGATGGTCTTAAATAGTCCAGATAGTAAAGTTCCCAGTCACGGCACGGATTATTTTGCACAGACTTATGCCTTCGATCTTTTACAGGTTGATTGGGCCCATAAACCCCTTAAATTTTATAAAAAGAGTACTTTGAGTTATATTCTGGGTAAGGTACATTTAAGTGATTGTTACTGCTATGGAAAACCTATTTATGCTCCCATTTCCGGTACGGTGGTGGAGGCCCGTGATGGATAAAAATAATCCCAGAAACAGAATTAATACCAATATTAAGTCTTTTAGATAGGGATATCATAAAAATCAAGGCAAAACTGTGGTTTTATTATTTATCATTTCATTAAACAATAGTTATATTTTATACACATGGTTTTAAGTTTAATTTAAAAGAATATTTAATCAACACACGTTTTTATTATTAAAACATGATAAATAATAAAATAATTGGGTAATGGAGGGTTTTCACGATGAACCAGAGGCACCAGGAATATGTGAAATATTATGAATCAAGATTAAAGAAATATGAAAATAACTTATTATATCCTTATTCATACAAATCTGAAAAAGCATTATATGATGCGATATCTGAATCGGAAGATCTTGAAGAATTCGGTCAAAAGGTTGAATGGGGAAACCTGGCTGTTAAAAATGCCATAGCCTTGGTAAAAGACCAGGAAACTGCACGAAAAAATTTATTAATAGAATTAAAAGAGGAAATACGTCTACATGCTCCTTCACGGATTCTTGATATCGTTGATTCTCTAAAAACAGATGTTGAACTGATAAATACTGTATCTGAGATTGAGGGTGATGTGAATGTGGAAGTTACTCTGGACTTATTCACTGACCAAATCAGATATGATTTGATGATTCTGGAAGAAATAGAGGTTTACCAATCTGCAGAGGTTCCTGATGAATGGAAAAATGAAATAAATCA includes:
- a CDS encoding NAD(P)/FAD-dependent oxidoreductase, whose amino-acid sequence is MYDVIVIGVGPAGCMAAKKTAEAGLNVLLVEKKSLPREKSCSGILIQKSIKVVEKEFGKIPERIFSQPVLNQGIIITNEEGQVYPYQSEGYNIWRNTFDEWLALNAEKAGAELRTSTKVMGCEEKEDHVLVQLEDYTEKARWVIACDGAGSRIKRNILEVDGDYIITYQTFCRGLIDLGSAFFHAFLDTSLSQYDAWFNVKDDYLVIGVGVKDSSKMKEYHANFVSYLESNFNLKIESVEKEETGLMPHIRSGFNVDLGKGRLLFAGEAANLLNPIGEGISIALASGYCAGEAVIGGSDVLKGYNDALQGEIDYMVRQWRFLGNISELGFDYR
- a CDS encoding DUF169 domain-containing protein codes for the protein MSYKEQADVFKKVFGLKYEPMAISFTNDEIKSGRYEKISICKAMKLAAEGESFIIDEDVSTCPGGNHYCGFSEPFAGKQKRKLQKFLTKGEKLTGSIVSFERMRKLAIPPATDLSDRIVICPLDKAEIRPDMILFLCNAEVACRLITLDTYWDGLSPQQQIIGALCHSAIVYTIMSGNTNMTVGDWTARSHQGFDPDVVFLSVPYERIHNLIAAIPHCSAGNGEVDIPEEFRSD
- a CDS encoding DUF5518 domain-containing protein, coding for MVEINWVTVRNGLLLSLILWIILREFAGDIGGLVGFLAATIYVGYKANEGYMDGAAHGALVGIVGGIVGGSIILILYLIGLGDTAKQLWPVTGVMEAIIVIILYGIIGGIGGTIGSAIKRLINR